Proteins co-encoded in one Ziziphus jujuba cultivar Dongzao chromosome 9, ASM3175591v1 genomic window:
- the LOC107427175 gene encoding protein NUCLEOLAR COMPLEX ASSOCIATED 4 isoform X1 — protein MASIHSEKQKTKKKKKNSSTLSHLKTLGHQLLSSRSHINNLPLLLSYVSPSSPPHHVLESLLSLQSFFTPLLPDLPPSSSNSPSSLNHSQDDPEFIYRTWLRSKFDEFVKLLIDVSLSPQSDETLKEVVLDTIMEFVKLGNRGNFHSAIYHRFIYSIVHSTSPVDFLLELLASKYFKYMDVRYFTFISVEKIAKTLDSKETSDDKKLSKDGNNENCSRESTENVIHKLHYILSHVPLLEDSVEKTDFEIWSGSGENEELSGNQKAEDDQNKVKKNNFKMLSPANIAKRIKLKFTKAWISFLRLPLPLDVYKEVLVSLHQAVIPYLSNPIMLCDFLTRSYDIGGVISVMALSSLFILMTQHGLEYPNFYEKLYALLVPSIFMAKHRAKFFQLLDSCLKSPLLPAYLAAAFAKKLSRLSISVPPSGALVIIALIHNLLRRHPSINCLVHRENVGPGAKIDSEAEERIADGEDESKKRADISVRKRGIDHFNNGESDPKKSNAIRSSLWEIDSLRHHYCPPVSRFVLSLENDLTVRAKTTEISIEDFSSGSYATIFGEEIRRRVKQVPLAFYKATPTSLFSESEFAGWTFKPEASKEEKGGDDENETEKAPEESEHGSAKRART, from the exons ATGGCTTCCATTCACTCTGAGAAGCAGAAaactaagaagaagaagaagaactccTCCACACTCTCGCACCTGAAAACCCTAGGCCACCAGCTTCTCTCTTCTCGATCCCACATCAACAACCTTCCACTCCTTCTCTCCTACGTCTCCCCATCCTCCCCTCCTCACCATGTCCTCGAATCCCTCCTCTCCCTCCAGTCCTTCTTCACCCCCCTCCTCCCTGACCTacctccttcttcttccaacTCCCCTTCTTCTCTCAACCATTCCCAGGACGATCCCGAATTCATCTACCGCACTTGGCTCCGCTCCAAGTTCGACGAGTTCGTCAAGCTTCTCATTGACGTCTCGCTTTCTCCGCAATCCGATGAGACtctcaag GAGGTGGTGTTGGATACGATAATGGAGTTTGTGAAACTCGGCAATAGGGGAAATTTTCATTCTGCTATATACCACAGGTTTATATATAGCATT gTTCATTCCACATCCCCTGTGGATTTCTTGTTAGAGTTGCTAGCTTCAAAGTATTTCAAGTACATGGATGTCCG ATATTTTACCTTCATTAGTGTGGAAAAAATTGCTAAAACTTTGGATTCAAAGGAAACCTCAG ATGATAAAAAATTGAGTAAAGATGGAAACAATGAGAATTGTTCTAGAGAAAG CACAGAGAACGTAATTCACAAGCTGCATTATATTTTATCGCATGTACCCTTGCTAGAAGACTCGGTTGAAAAAACTGATTTTGAGATTTGGAGTGGATCAG GTGAAAATGAAGAGCTTTCTGGAAACCAGAAAGCAGAAGATGATCAAAACAAGGTGAAGAAGAATAATTTCAAG ATGTTGTCTCCGGCAAATATTGCTAAAAGgattaaactaaaatttaccAAAGCGTGGATTTCATTTCTTAGGTTGCCACTTCCACTTGATGTGTACAAGGAG GTTCTTGTCAGTCTCCATCAGGCAGTAATTCCTTATCTGTCTAATCCCATTATGTTATG TGACTTTTTAACAAGATCATATGACATTGGTGGCGTCATCAGTGTTATGGCTCTTAGTAGCCTCTTTATACTCATGACACAACATGGTTTAGAGTACCCTAACTTTTATGAAAAACTTTATGCACTATTGGTGCCTTCAATCTTCATGGCAAAGCATCGTGCAAAGTTTTTCCAG CTTCTGGATTCTTGCTTAAAATCACCACTTCTTCCTGCGTATTTGGCTGCTGCTTTTGCTAAGAAACTGAGCAGGCTGTCTATTTCGGTTCCTCCTTCAGGAGCGTTGGTGATTATTGCATTAATTCATAATCTTCTAAGAAGACATCCATCAATAAACTGTTTGGTGCATCGG GAAAATGTTGGTCCAGGTGCTAAAATTGATTCAGAAGCAGAAGAAAGGATTGCTGACGGTGAGGATGAATCTAAAAAAAGGGCAGATATATCTGTCAGAAAACGAGGCATTGATCATTTTAATAATGGGGAAAGTGATCCAAAGAAGTCAAATGCCATCA GAAGTTCACTTTGGGAAATTGATAGTCTAAGACACCACTACTGCCCTCCTGTTTCAAG ATTTGTTTTGTCACTTGAGAATGATCTTACAGTCAGAGCCAAAACAACAGAAATTTCAATAGAAGATTTCAGCTCAGGGTCATATGCGACAATTTTTGGGGAGGAG ATTAGACGAAGGGTAAAACAGGTTCCATTGGCATTCTACAAAGCAACTCCAACCTCTTTGTTCTCAGAGTCTGAGTTTGCTGGTTGGACCTTCAAACCTGAAGCCAGCAAGGAAGAGAAGGGTGGTGATGATGAGAATGAAACAGAAAAAGCACCTGAAGAATCTGAGCATGGTTCAGCAAAGAGAGCTCGAACCTGA
- the LOC107427175 gene encoding protein NUCLEOLAR COMPLEX ASSOCIATED 4 isoform X2, with protein sequence MASIHSEKQKTKKKKKNSSTLSHLKTLGHQLLSSRSHINNLPLLLSYVSPSSPPHHVLESLLSLQSFFTPLLPDLPPSSSNSPSSLNHSQDDPEFIYRTWLRSKFDEFVKLLIDVSLSPQSDETLKEVVLDTIMEFVKLGNRGNFHSAIYHRFIYSIVHSTSPVDFLLELLASKYFKYMDVRYFTFISVEKIAKTLDSKETSDDKKLSKDGNNENCSRESTENVIHKLHYILSHVPLLEDSVEKTDFEIWSGSGENEELSGNQKAEDDQNKVKKNNFKMLSPANIAKRIKLKFTKAWISFLRLPLPLDVYKEVLVSLHQAVIPYLSNPIMLCDFLTRSYDIGGVISVMALSSLFILMTQHGLEYPNFYEKLYALLVPSIFMAKHRAKFFQENVGPGAKIDSEAEERIADGEDESKKRADISVRKRGIDHFNNGESDPKKSNAIRSSLWEIDSLRHHYCPPVSRFVLSLENDLTVRAKTTEISIEDFSSGSYATIFGEEIRRRVKQVPLAFYKATPTSLFSESEFAGWTFKPEASKEEKGGDDENETEKAPEESEHGSAKRART encoded by the exons ATGGCTTCCATTCACTCTGAGAAGCAGAAaactaagaagaagaagaagaactccTCCACACTCTCGCACCTGAAAACCCTAGGCCACCAGCTTCTCTCTTCTCGATCCCACATCAACAACCTTCCACTCCTTCTCTCCTACGTCTCCCCATCCTCCCCTCCTCACCATGTCCTCGAATCCCTCCTCTCCCTCCAGTCCTTCTTCACCCCCCTCCTCCCTGACCTacctccttcttcttccaacTCCCCTTCTTCTCTCAACCATTCCCAGGACGATCCCGAATTCATCTACCGCACTTGGCTCCGCTCCAAGTTCGACGAGTTCGTCAAGCTTCTCATTGACGTCTCGCTTTCTCCGCAATCCGATGAGACtctcaag GAGGTGGTGTTGGATACGATAATGGAGTTTGTGAAACTCGGCAATAGGGGAAATTTTCATTCTGCTATATACCACAGGTTTATATATAGCATT gTTCATTCCACATCCCCTGTGGATTTCTTGTTAGAGTTGCTAGCTTCAAAGTATTTCAAGTACATGGATGTCCG ATATTTTACCTTCATTAGTGTGGAAAAAATTGCTAAAACTTTGGATTCAAAGGAAACCTCAG ATGATAAAAAATTGAGTAAAGATGGAAACAATGAGAATTGTTCTAGAGAAAG CACAGAGAACGTAATTCACAAGCTGCATTATATTTTATCGCATGTACCCTTGCTAGAAGACTCGGTTGAAAAAACTGATTTTGAGATTTGGAGTGGATCAG GTGAAAATGAAGAGCTTTCTGGAAACCAGAAAGCAGAAGATGATCAAAACAAGGTGAAGAAGAATAATTTCAAG ATGTTGTCTCCGGCAAATATTGCTAAAAGgattaaactaaaatttaccAAAGCGTGGATTTCATTTCTTAGGTTGCCACTTCCACTTGATGTGTACAAGGAG GTTCTTGTCAGTCTCCATCAGGCAGTAATTCCTTATCTGTCTAATCCCATTATGTTATG TGACTTTTTAACAAGATCATATGACATTGGTGGCGTCATCAGTGTTATGGCTCTTAGTAGCCTCTTTATACTCATGACACAACATGGTTTAGAGTACCCTAACTTTTATGAAAAACTTTATGCACTATTGGTGCCTTCAATCTTCATGGCAAAGCATCGTGCAAAGTTTTTCCAG GAAAATGTTGGTCCAGGTGCTAAAATTGATTCAGAAGCAGAAGAAAGGATTGCTGACGGTGAGGATGAATCTAAAAAAAGGGCAGATATATCTGTCAGAAAACGAGGCATTGATCATTTTAATAATGGGGAAAGTGATCCAAAGAAGTCAAATGCCATCA GAAGTTCACTTTGGGAAATTGATAGTCTAAGACACCACTACTGCCCTCCTGTTTCAAG ATTTGTTTTGTCACTTGAGAATGATCTTACAGTCAGAGCCAAAACAACAGAAATTTCAATAGAAGATTTCAGCTCAGGGTCATATGCGACAATTTTTGGGGAGGAG ATTAGACGAAGGGTAAAACAGGTTCCATTGGCATTCTACAAAGCAACTCCAACCTCTTTGTTCTCAGAGTCTGAGTTTGCTGGTTGGACCTTCAAACCTGAAGCCAGCAAGGAAGAGAAGGGTGGTGATGATGAGAATGAAACAGAAAAAGCACCTGAAGAATCTGAGCATGGTTCAGCAAAGAGAGCTCGAACCTGA
- the LOC107427174 gene encoding probable protein phosphatase 2C 27 isoform X2, translating to MKQPNVGKPPRHISGIRHCVSSAQLAPATEELDVGVVSSKSPSDGNSTFVPVFRSGSCSEIGSKPYMEDEHICIDNLLDHLGSTTNFPSPGAFYGVFDGHGGTDAALFIRENILRFMVEDNHFPFCVEKAIKNAFLNADHAFADEASLDSSSGTTALTVLILGRTMVIANAGDCRAVLGKRGRAVELSKDHKPNCISEKLRIEKLGGAVYDGYLNGQLSVARALGDWHMKGPKGSSCPLSAEPELEEMILGEEDEFLILGCDGLWDVMSSQCAVTIARKELMLHNDPERCSRELVREALKRDTYDNLTVVIVCFSPDPPPRLEIPKFKFSRSISAEGLNLLQEALDSNA from the exons ATGAAACAGCCAAATGTTGGGAAACCTCCTAGGCACATCTCAGGAATTCGGCACTGTGTGAGCTCTGCCCAGTTGGCTCCTGCAACTGAA GAATTAGATGTAGGGGTTGTTAGCTCCAAGTCACCATCAGATGGTAACTCGACATTTGTACCTGTTTTCCGGTCGGGAAGCTGTTCAGAAATTGGATCAAAACCATATATGGAGGATGAGCATATATGTATAGACAATCTTCTTGACCATCTAGGTTCAACAACAAACTTCCCTTCTCCTGGAGCTTTCTATGGG GTTTTTGATGGCCATGGTGGTACAGATGCTGCTTTGTTCATTAGAGAGAACATTTTGAGGTTCATGGTTGAGGATAATCATTTTCCATTTTGTGTAGAGAAAGCTATTAAGAATGCCTTCCTAAATGCTGATCATGCATTTGCTGATGAAGCTTCTCTGGATAGTTCCTCTGGTACCACTGCGCTGACTGTCCTTATCTTGGGAAG AACAATGGTAATTGCCAATGCGGGGGATTGTCGAGCTGTGCTGGGGAAAAGAGGTAGGGCAGTGGAGCTATCGAAGGACCATAAACCCAACTGCATCTCTGAAAAGCTAAGAATTGAGAAACTGGGAGGTGCGGTGTATGACGGGTACCTTAATGGTCAACTATCAGTTGCACGGGCCCTTGGAGATTGGCATATGAAAGGCCCGAAAGGTTCCTCATGTCCCTTGAGTGCAGAGCCGGAGCTGGAAGAGATGATCTTGGGTGAGGAAGATGAGTTCTTGATTCTTGGCTGTGACGGACTGTGGGATGTGATGAGCAGTCAGTGTGCAGTCACAATTGCAAGGAAAGAATTGATGCTTCACAATGATCCTGAGAGATGCTCAAGGGAGCTGGTAAGGGAGGCCCTCAAGCGCGACACGTATGACAACCTGACAGTGGTGATAGTATGTTTCTCCCCTGACCCTCCGCCGAGGCTTGAAATCCCGAAGTTCAAGTTCAGTAGAAGTATATCGGCAGAGGGTCTGAATCTTCTTCAGGAGGCATTGGATAGTAATGCGTGA
- the LOC107427174 gene encoding probable protein phosphatase 2C 27 isoform X1 has protein sequence MAAGTDYPPSLSMLDGSYRKGNVTVVKDEKSETFEIMKQPNVGKPPRHISGIRHCVSSAQLAPATEELDVGVVSSKSPSDGNSTFVPVFRSGSCSEIGSKPYMEDEHICIDNLLDHLGSTTNFPSPGAFYGVFDGHGGTDAALFIRENILRFMVEDNHFPFCVEKAIKNAFLNADHAFADEASLDSSSGTTALTVLILGRTMVIANAGDCRAVLGKRGRAVELSKDHKPNCISEKLRIEKLGGAVYDGYLNGQLSVARALGDWHMKGPKGSSCPLSAEPELEEMILGEEDEFLILGCDGLWDVMSSQCAVTIARKELMLHNDPERCSRELVREALKRDTYDNLTVVIVCFSPDPPPRLEIPKFKFSRSISAEGLNLLQEALDSNA, from the exons ATGGCTGCAGGGACTGATTATCCACCTTCACTTTCCATGTTAGATGGCAGCTACAGAAAGGGAAATGTTACTGTGGTAAAAGATGAGAAATCGGAAACTTTTGAGATCATGAAACAGCCAAATGTTGGGAAACCTCCTAGGCACATCTCAGGAATTCGGCACTGTGTGAGCTCTGCCCAGTTGGCTCCTGCAACTGAA GAATTAGATGTAGGGGTTGTTAGCTCCAAGTCACCATCAGATGGTAACTCGACATTTGTACCTGTTTTCCGGTCGGGAAGCTGTTCAGAAATTGGATCAAAACCATATATGGAGGATGAGCATATATGTATAGACAATCTTCTTGACCATCTAGGTTCAACAACAAACTTCCCTTCTCCTGGAGCTTTCTATGGG GTTTTTGATGGCCATGGTGGTACAGATGCTGCTTTGTTCATTAGAGAGAACATTTTGAGGTTCATGGTTGAGGATAATCATTTTCCATTTTGTGTAGAGAAAGCTATTAAGAATGCCTTCCTAAATGCTGATCATGCATTTGCTGATGAAGCTTCTCTGGATAGTTCCTCTGGTACCACTGCGCTGACTGTCCTTATCTTGGGAAG AACAATGGTAATTGCCAATGCGGGGGATTGTCGAGCTGTGCTGGGGAAAAGAGGTAGGGCAGTGGAGCTATCGAAGGACCATAAACCCAACTGCATCTCTGAAAAGCTAAGAATTGAGAAACTGGGAGGTGCGGTGTATGACGGGTACCTTAATGGTCAACTATCAGTTGCACGGGCCCTTGGAGATTGGCATATGAAAGGCCCGAAAGGTTCCTCATGTCCCTTGAGTGCAGAGCCGGAGCTGGAAGAGATGATCTTGGGTGAGGAAGATGAGTTCTTGATTCTTGGCTGTGACGGACTGTGGGATGTGATGAGCAGTCAGTGTGCAGTCACAATTGCAAGGAAAGAATTGATGCTTCACAATGATCCTGAGAGATGCTCAAGGGAGCTGGTAAGGGAGGCCCTCAAGCGCGACACGTATGACAACCTGACAGTGGTGATAGTATGTTTCTCCCCTGACCCTCCGCCGAGGCTTGAAATCCCGAAGTTCAAGTTCAGTAGAAGTATATCGGCAGAGGGTCTGAATCTTCTTCAGGAGGCATTGGATAGTAATGCGTGA